A window of the Nitrosopumilus ureiphilus genome harbors these coding sequences:
- a CDS encoding COG1361 S-layer family protein, translating into MILKILFVLFVIGLMPFIFENSYAQIKSGGFGDSPFERDYGDVKFLDAYFGTINEKIEIEGGDSNVPFTVVFANVGTQDITGIRGQLSLPLGFSASDGPGSIIFADSDSNSLAGENFYLTFFVNLDKNVKIQQYPGTVKVDYSRLRESGVRTAFADFNFKITGDSIINVRALEPFLTSLKTNNVTIEISNDGTAPISGVDVVATNTQTELASTSSSTTNVENVVILESNWDIGQINPKTSKYLTATVYVPEGLKGDTLRIPLSISYYNPHGDLKVISKIVDFYIKGLIVLTVFNVDVIELSGTQMVVGEIINEGNQDGLFGFVTLKARGDSNIVSNTQFIDEIEVDAPVPFNVPIEFDGEPRYGEHEITITVRYKDSIRDEIFLTHDATIFVKEPTNDNEGGHDSTMIIIPIVLAIGAGIYIIRRRKKAKIEVN; encoded by the coding sequence ATGATTCTAAAGATATTGTTTGTACTATTTGTGATTGGATTGATGCCTTTTATTTTTGAAAACTCTTATGCTCAAATAAAATCTGGTGGATTTGGTGATTCCCCATTTGAGAGAGACTATGGTGATGTCAAATTTTTAGATGCTTATTTTGGTACAATTAATGAAAAAATCGAAATTGAAGGAGGAGATAGTAATGTTCCATTTACAGTAGTATTTGCAAATGTAGGAACACAAGATATTACGGGAATTCGTGGACAATTATCCTTGCCATTAGGATTCTCAGCATCTGATGGCCCAGGTTCAATTATTTTTGCTGATAGTGATTCTAATTCTTTGGCTGGTGAAAATTTCTATCTTACATTTTTTGTGAATCTAGATAAAAATGTGAAAATTCAACAGTATCCCGGAACCGTTAAAGTAGATTATTCTAGATTACGTGAGTCTGGAGTGAGAACTGCTTTTGCTGACTTTAATTTTAAAATCACAGGCGATAGTATAATTAATGTTAGAGCACTAGAACCATTTCTCACATCCCTAAAAACTAATAATGTTACAATTGAAATTTCAAATGATGGAACTGCTCCAATTTCTGGTGTAGATGTTGTTGCTACGAACACCCAAACAGAGCTTGCATCTACATCATCATCTACTACAAACGTTGAAAATGTAGTTATTTTAGAATCCAATTGGGATATTGGACAAATTAATCCTAAAACTTCAAAATATCTTACAGCAACTGTTTATGTTCCAGAAGGACTAAAAGGTGATACCTTACGAATTCCATTATCTATTTCATATTATAATCCACATGGTGATCTAAAAGTGATCTCAAAAATTGTTGATTTTTACATTAAAGGATTAATCGTTCTTACAGTTTTCAATGTAGATGTAATTGAATTATCTGGAACCCAAATGGTAGTTGGTGAAATTATTAACGAAGGAAATCAGGATGGACTGTTTGGATTTGTAACTCTTAAAGCTCGTGGTGATTCTAATATTGTTTCCAATACTCAATTTATTGATGAAATTGAAGTTGATGCGCCTGTTCCATTTAATGTTCCAATAGAATTTGATGGTGAACCAAGATATGGAGAACATGAAATTACAATTACTGTAAGATACAAAGACAGTATTAGAGATGAGATATTTTTAACACATGATGCAACCATCTTTGTAAAAGAACCAACAAATGACAATGAGGGTGGCCACGATTCAACCATGATTATCATTCCAATTGTTTTAGCAATTGGTGCTGGAATCTACATTATTCGTAGACGTAAAAAAGCCAAAATTGAGGTAAATTAG
- a CDS encoding ABC transporter ATP-binding protein: MVGSSGSGKSTLLNMIGLLDRPTNGKIFIDGIDTTILDDNNISSFRNKKLGFIFQFSNLLTDLSVLENIMLPRQIAGTNHAAEKDARDLLKAVGLEDQMTKRANKISGGQSQRVAIARGLINKPSIVLADEPTGNLDSVTSETIVQLMKSMAKKLNQTFIIVTHDRQHFGDVDKVITIKDGRAFEGDQPSEMEVIA; this comes from the coding sequence ATTGTTGGAAGCTCAGGTTCTGGAAAATCCACATTACTTAACATGATTGGATTATTAGATCGTCCTACAAATGGAAAAATTTTCATTGATGGAATTGATACTACAATACTTGATGACAATAACATTTCATCATTTAGAAATAAAAAATTAGGATTTATTTTCCAATTTTCAAATTTGCTAACTGATCTCTCAGTTTTAGAAAATATTATGTTACCAAGACAAATTGCAGGAACAAATCACGCTGCAGAAAAAGATGCAAGAGATTTACTCAAGGCTGTTGGATTAGAAGACCAAATGACTAAACGTGCAAATAAAATTTCTGGCGGACAATCTCAAAGAGTAGCTATAGCTAGAGGATTAATCAACAAACCTTCAATTGTTTTAGCTGATGAACCAACTGGAAATCTTGACTCTGTCACATCAGAAACTATAGTTCAATTAATGAAATCAATGGCAAAAAAACTCAATCAAACTTTCATTATAGTTACTCACGATAGACAACATTTTGGTGATGTTGACAAAGTAATTACTATAAAAGATGGCAGAGCATTTGAAGGTGATCAACCATCGGAAATGGAGGTTATTGCATGA
- a CDS encoding ABC transporter permease gives MLFNKKGSLIGAVLAVTIGILVIHVNFVIFQGLFDAIVRDISDYRNGDILVTDDADFIDKSDLSLVNWFERIPYVEAATPRLSSTAEMNMTKNGKLIEETRVPIVGVDPFRDILASTVAQTVKEGSYVFSRNSIVLGSNVARDLGGAQVGDSVKVLVVDRYGQDQIKRFTVSGIAQSPGGQGFDYTAVVHIDTLRDMMNRHGDSGSVIVKLNDPSKAFEVKEFFLRSFPNDDFIAETIEESAEQQLAGFRSGIAMINMIGYFGMMSSAFAIVTIQMMLVNGKTREIGVMRAIGARRKDILIIFIFQGMIIGAIGAGVGTAAGLGYTFYAKETKMSFNNSLPLEVSYNWEKIIQTALTSFALAIIASLYPSYRATKLLPVEAMRTV, from the coding sequence ATGCTTTTTAACAAAAAGGGTAGTTTGATTGGTGCAGTATTAGCAGTAACCATTGGAATTTTAGTTATTCATGTAAACTTTGTAATTTTTCAGGGACTCTTTGATGCAATAGTTAGAGATATCAGTGATTATCGAAATGGTGACATTCTTGTCACTGATGATGCAGATTTTATCGATAAATCTGACTTGTCTCTTGTAAATTGGTTTGAAAGAATTCCATATGTTGAAGCTGCAACACCGCGGCTTTCATCGACGGCAGAAATGAATATGACTAAAAATGGAAAATTAATTGAGGAAACTAGAGTTCCTATTGTTGGAGTTGATCCATTTAGAGACATTCTTGCATCTACAGTAGCTCAAACTGTTAAAGAAGGATCTTATGTTTTCTCTAGAAATTCTATTGTATTAGGATCAAATGTTGCAAGAGATCTTGGAGGAGCTCAAGTTGGGGATAGCGTTAAAGTTCTAGTAGTTGATAGATATGGTCAAGATCAAATTAAAAGATTTACAGTTTCTGGAATTGCCCAATCACCTGGTGGTCAAGGATTTGATTATACTGCTGTAGTGCATATTGATACTTTACGTGATATGATGAATAGACATGGTGATTCGGGATCAGTTATAGTGAAACTCAATGATCCATCAAAGGCATTTGAAGTAAAAGAATTCTTTTTGCGATCATTTCCAAACGATGATTTTATTGCAGAAACAATTGAAGAATCAGCAGAACAACAACTAGCTGGTTTTAGATCCGGTATTGCCATGATTAACATGATTGGATATTTTGGAATGATGTCATCAGCATTTGCAATTGTTACGATTCAGATGATGCTAGTAAATGGCAAAACTAGAGAGATTGGTGTTATGAGGGCAATAGGAGCTAGAAGAAAAGATATTCTGATAATTTTTATTTTCCAAGGAATGATAATTGGAGCAATAGGAGCTGGAGTGGGGACTGCAGCAGGATTAGGCTATACATTTTATGCAAAGGAAACAAAAATGTCATTTAATAATAGTCTTCCTCTTGAAGTATCATATAATTGGGAAAAAATTATTCAAACTGCATTAACATCATTTGCCTTGGCAATTATTGCATCATTGTATCCGTCTTATAGAGCAACAAAATTGTTACCAGTGGAGGCGATGAGAACTGTCTAA
- a CDS encoding AsnC family transcriptional regulator, translating to MDNLDMKILSRLLNNCRESDRQIGIELGISGGAVRARIKKMEERKIIEEFFIKVEPPVLGYGVLYFVVSGENINEILDQISLVGKPFFVVPCVGGITVCSIVVKENMKQKIQLANKLMKDVRVLSIFEAENPGFNANLTKTDLEILEELIKDPRARIEKIAKNANLSTKTITRCIEKLQENDGVQFTIIYDPTKIENYIPHAILTWIDGDLKETLQNMNKIFSKSYLQIPFIAKNQIVLFMYSNNIFKMDEITQKVRTVKNVKSADLFIPKRISFYIKWLEKAIKDFKQSSKLHLTYQTN from the coding sequence ATGGACAATTTAGATATGAAAATTCTAAGCAGGCTGCTAAACAATTGCAGAGAATCAGATAGGCAAATAGGAATAGAGCTAGGAATTTCTGGCGGAGCAGTACGTGCTAGAATTAAAAAAATGGAAGAAAGAAAGATTATTGAAGAATTTTTCATAAAAGTTGAACCCCCAGTATTGGGTTATGGAGTTTTGTATTTTGTTGTGTCAGGTGAAAACATTAATGAAATTTTAGATCAGATAAGTCTTGTAGGTAAACCATTTTTTGTTGTGCCATGTGTAGGTGGAATTACTGTTTGCAGTATTGTAGTAAAAGAGAACATGAAGCAAAAAATTCAGCTTGCAAATAAATTGATGAAAGATGTTAGAGTTTTATCAATTTTTGAGGCAGAGAATCCAGGATTTAATGCAAATCTTACAAAAACTGATTTAGAAATTCTTGAAGAATTAATCAAAGATCCTAGAGCAAGAATTGAAAAAATTGCTAAAAATGCAAATTTGTCAACAAAAACAATTACCAGATGCATTGAAAAATTACAAGAAAATGACGGAGTTCAGTTTACAATAATTTATGACCCCACAAAAATTGAGAATTATATTCCTCATGCAATACTCACTTGGATAGATGGAGATCTTAAAGAAACATTACAAAATATGAATAAGATATTTTCTAAATCGTATTTGCAAATTCCATTTATTGCTAAAAATCAAATTGTTTTGTTTATGTATAGTAATAATATTTTCAAAATGGATGAAATAACACAAAAAGTTAGAACAGTTAAAAATGTAAAATCAGCAGATTTGTTTATTCCAAAGAGAATTTCATTTTATATCAAATGGTTAGAAAAAGCTATTAAAGATTTTAAGCAGTCCTCTAAATTACATCTAACATATCAAACAAATTAA
- a CDS encoding NUDIX hydrolase, producing the protein MKKRKIYEGKILGLSVYDGKIEGRKVKREIIEHRGAAAMLAFDEEKKVILVKQHRFPHGYILEIPAGTLEKREESVKCAFRELEEETGYRAKKMIPLITYYPSIGYNTEVIHCFIASGLKKIADLKLDDDEILSVVKMDLKKLLKLIKTGKIQDSKTICAVLTYAAKKKLY; encoded by the coding sequence ATGAAGAAAAGGAAGATCTATGAAGGAAAAATTTTAGGTCTTAGTGTTTATGATGGAAAAATAGAAGGAAGAAAAGTAAAACGTGAAATAATAGAACATCGAGGTGCTGCAGCAATGCTTGCCTTTGATGAAGAAAAAAAGGTTATTCTTGTCAAGCAACATAGATTTCCTCATGGATATATTTTAGAAATTCCTGCAGGAACGTTAGAAAAAAGGGAAGAGTCAGTAAAATGTGCATTCAGGGAGTTGGAAGAAGAAACTGGATATAGAGCAAAAAAGATGATTCCTCTTATTACATACTATCCATCAATTGGTTATAACACAGAGGTAATTCACTGTTTTATAGCCTCAGGATTGAAGAAAATTGCTGATTTGAAGCTAGATGATGATGAGATTTTATCGGTTGTAAAAATGGATTTGAAAAAATTGTTAAAATTAATCAAAACTGGAAAAATTCAAGATTCAAAAACAATATGTGCTGTTTTGACATATGCTGCTAAAAAGAAACTTTACTAA
- a CDS encoding AbrB/MazE/SpoVT family DNA-binding domain-containing protein gives MTKFIRRLQKIGSTILVSLPKEWIDANNLDKSSQVELETGHDSISISLNKESRPTKELVISYPLPKEENIVADITGAYLLGYDVFKINSKSSIPGEDREKIRNSMRRLVGMEIIEEDASHINMQFLLDATTLDPEKILKRMSSIALGMYDDASKGLTLEDKSNLETLSKRDVEVNRQYFLLVRLIRSALVDKKLANAFNLENIDVLDYRIAANLLENAGDSIVELSNFIYNSSLSQEHSKKIFDIVKDFSILAEKSINAFTKPDRLLAIEAISLHKKYEQNLSKLRTTLGNKKQIPIEFLDLVYMYEKIAQSWADVADLVKPIYNK, from the coding sequence TTGACTAAATTCATTCGACGCCTACAAAAAATAGGAAGCACCATCCTAGTATCACTTCCAAAAGAATGGATTGATGCTAATAATCTGGATAAAAGCAGTCAAGTTGAACTTGAAACTGGACATGATAGTATCTCAATATCTCTAAACAAAGAATCACGTCCAACAAAAGAACTTGTAATATCTTATCCGCTACCAAAAGAAGAAAACATAGTAGCAGACATTACAGGAGCTTATCTTTTAGGATATGATGTATTCAAGATTAATTCTAAATCCAGTATACCGGGAGAAGATAGAGAAAAAATACGTAATTCAATGAGAAGATTAGTAGGGATGGAAATTATTGAAGAAGATGCATCTCATATCAACATGCAATTTCTTTTAGATGCAACAACTCTTGATCCTGAAAAAATTCTAAAAAGAATGAGTTCAATTGCACTTGGAATGTATGATGATGCATCAAAAGGATTAACTTTAGAAGATAAATCTAATTTAGAAACATTATCAAAACGTGATGTTGAAGTAAATCGACAATATTTTTTATTGGTTCGTTTAATTCGTAGTGCACTTGTTGATAAAAAATTAGCTAATGCATTTAATTTAGAAAATATTGATGTGCTTGATTATAGAATTGCAGCAAATCTTCTTGAAAATGCAGGTGATTCTATTGTTGAACTTTCAAATTTTATTTACAATTCATCGTTATCCCAAGAACATTCAAAAAAGATTTTTGATATAGTGAAAGATTTTAGTATACTTGCAGAAAAATCTATTAATGCATTTACAAAACCTGATAGACTCTTAGCTATTGAAGCAATATCATTGCATAAAAAATATGAACAAAATCTTAGTAAATTAAGAACTACATTAGGAAATAAAAAACAAATTCCAATTGAATTTCTTGATTTAGTATATATGTATGAAAAAATTGCACAATCTTGGGCTGATGTTGCAGATCTCGTAAAACCAATTTATAATAAATAA
- a CDS encoding pantoate kinase yields MEAKAFCPAHITGFFKAHLEDPQRNLENLGSMGAGFSIKQGVTTRVKIDTKNDQQSNFCIIAKGYQSDKTDVSEYVLNEFLKLGEFSDKFFDIEHEILIPVGYGLGSSSAVALSLSYALDQALNTKLDKIKIGQIAHNAEVNCKTGLGDVLASYHGGFEIRVKAGAPGIGSVEKIITDKIVIMMICFSPISTNKFIKERLPQINGLGGKMVNKLLESKNYEHFQDMSLEFAKYVDVMTPRMQKLVDELSQKDIKCGIALFGETVFSMIPKEKENDVLEILQKYPEGSIIKSELDDQGARVLFN; encoded by the coding sequence ATGGAGGCTAAGGCATTTTGTCCCGCTCACATCACAGGTTTTTTTAAAGCCCATTTAGAGGATCCTCAAAGGAATTTAGAAAATTTAGGATCTATGGGAGCAGGTTTTTCAATTAAACAAGGCGTTACAACTAGAGTAAAAATCGATACAAAAAATGATCAGCAATCAAATTTTTGTATTATAGCAAAGGGATATCAATCAGATAAAACAGATGTGTCAGAGTATGTGTTAAATGAATTCCTAAAGCTTGGAGAATTTTCTGATAAATTTTTTGATATTGAACATGAAATATTGATTCCAGTAGGATATGGTTTAGGTTCTAGCAGTGCTGTTGCTTTATCACTATCTTATGCATTGGATCAAGCTCTTAATACTAAATTAGATAAAATAAAAATTGGACAAATAGCACATAATGCAGAAGTAAATTGTAAAACAGGGCTCGGAGATGTTTTAGCATCATATCATGGAGGTTTTGAAATTCGTGTCAAGGCAGGAGCACCTGGAATTGGAAGTGTTGAAAAAATAATTACAGATAAAATTGTAATTATGATGATATGTTTTTCTCCAATTTCTACCAATAAATTCATCAAAGAACGTTTACCTCAAATCAATGGTCTTGGTGGAAAAATGGTAAACAAATTACTAGAATCAAAAAACTATGAACATTTTCAAGATATGTCTTTAGAATTTGCAAAATATGTTGATGTTATGACTCCAAGAATGCAAAAATTAGTTGATGAATTATCTCAAAAGGATATCAAATGTGGAATTGCGTTATTTGGTGAAACAGTTTTTTCAATGATTCCTAAAGAAAAAGAAAATGATGTTTTAGAGATTTTACAGAAATATCCCGAAGGATCAATTATAAAATCAGAGTTAGATGATCAAGGAGCACGAGTTCTTTTTAATTAA
- a CDS encoding 4-phosphopantoate--beta-alanine ligase encodes MSLIPKSHPRAKSLFIREKLVKGFDNGLVAKEGLLAQGRGEAFDYLLGEKTGKPAKNAIRAAAAQLLIAERPVISVNGNIAALCPKEIVKLSKQIKAKLEVNLFYANKMRKQAITKTLKKSGAKEILGLNPNTSTKLLGIDSARRIVDKNGIFAADVVLVPLEDGDRTIALRKAGKIVITFDLNPLSRTSQTANITIVDNVTRAINLLIDESKKLSKKNNTLLRKIIDNFDNKKNLSENILEIKENLTRGVKIA; translated from the coding sequence ATGTCATTAATTCCAAAATCACATCCAAGAGCTAAATCATTATTTATTCGAGAGAAACTTGTGAAAGGATTTGATAATGGATTAGTTGCAAAAGAAGGATTACTTGCTCAAGGTAGAGGTGAGGCTTTTGATTATCTATTAGGAGAGAAAACTGGAAAACCTGCAAAAAATGCAATTAGGGCTGCAGCAGCACAACTTCTTATAGCAGAAAGGCCTGTCATCTCAGTTAATGGAAATATTGCAGCACTATGCCCTAAAGAAATTGTTAAACTATCAAAGCAGATCAAGGCTAAACTTGAAGTAAATTTGTTTTATGCAAATAAAATGAGAAAGCAGGCAATCACAAAGACACTCAAAAAATCTGGTGCAAAAGAGATTTTAGGTTTAAATCCCAATACATCTACAAAATTACTTGGAATAGACTCTGCAAGAAGAATAGTTGATAAAAATGGAATTTTTGCAGCAGATGTTGTGTTAGTACCATTAGAAGACGGTGATAGAACCATAGCACTAAGAAAAGCGGGAAAAATAGTCATAACGTTTGATCTTAATCCTCTTTCAAGAACCTCACAAACTGCAAATATAACAATTGTAGATAATGTAACACGAGCAATTAATTTACTAATAGATGAATCAAAGAAATTATCTAAAAAAAACAATACGTTACTTAGAAAAATAATTGATAATTTTGATAATAAAAAAAATCTTTCAGAAAACATACTTGAAATAAAAGAAAATCTAACAAGAGGTGTAAAGATTGCATAG
- the panB gene encoding 3-methyl-2-oxobutanoate hydroxymethyltransferase, which translates to MHRSILDILKMKKEKKKISVITSYDYTLASLCDKAGIDVLLVGDSAGMVMLGYENTIPVTMDQMCMFTEAVSRARKNALLVSDLPFMSYQASIEDAISNSGKLIKSGADAVKLEGGSIMAETISAIVDVGIPVMGHIGLQPQTTMLSQGYKVQGKTKDTAMKLIEDAKELEKAGVFSIALEMVSHEVAEIISQTVSVPIIGIGSGVGCDGQVLVVQDLLGMYDKIKPKFAKRYMHLSEDIVKSLEDYKNDVISGTFPAEENWFSMEEDELKKLREQIGS; encoded by the coding sequence TTGCATAGATCAATATTAGATATTCTAAAAATGAAAAAAGAAAAGAAAAAGATTTCAGTAATTACAAGTTATGATTACACTTTGGCATCATTGTGTGATAAAGCAGGGATTGATGTACTTTTAGTTGGAGACAGCGCAGGAATGGTAATGCTCGGTTATGAGAATACAATTCCTGTAACAATGGATCAAATGTGTATGTTTACAGAAGCAGTTAGCAGAGCTAGAAAAAATGCATTACTAGTATCAGATTTACCATTTATGTCATATCAAGCTAGTATAGAAGATGCGATTAGTAATTCAGGAAAGCTAATCAAGTCAGGAGCTGATGCAGTAAAGCTTGAAGGCGGTTCGATTATGGCTGAAACAATTAGTGCTATTGTTGATGTGGGAATTCCAGTTATGGGCCATATTGGATTGCAACCACAAACAACAATGCTTTCACAAGGATACAAAGTTCAAGGAAAAACAAAAGATACTGCAATGAAGTTAATTGAAGATGCAAAAGAGCTTGAAAAGGCAGGAGTGTTTAGTATTGCACTAGAAATGGTTAGTCATGAAGTAGCAGAAATAATTTCTCAAACAGTCAGTGTACCAATTATTGGAATTGGTTCAGGTGTAGGATGTGATGGACAAGTTCTAGTTGTTCAAGATTTACTTGGAATGTATGATAAAATCAAACCCAAATTTGCTAAAAGATACATGCATTTATCTGAAGATATAGTGAAATCGCTTGAAGATTACAAAAATGATGTTATTTCAGGCACATTTCCTGCAGAAGAAAATTGGTTTTCTATGGAGGAAGATGAATTGAAAAAATTACGTGAGCAAATTGGTAGTTAA
- the coaBC gene encoding bifunctional phosphopantothenoylcysteine decarboxylase/phosphopantothenate--cysteine ligase CoaBC: protein MVVKKKDHPSLDIVSSKGVELIDKKIVLCVAGSVAAYKAIELARLLMRHGADVTCVASNAVTKLIQPDYFKWATGNEVITKLTGELEHIKLADYKQSDLVIVYPATANTLGKLANGIDDTPVSTVLTVGFGSKIPILMCLAMHESMYDNSAVKKNIEFLKNKIQFLSPQMVEGKAKAPEPEDVLDIVLKKFGFTSILKNKKVLMTAGPTLEFIDPIRVITNLSSGKTGVLLASQLISAGAKVTIVYGPGNEKPPKGAKIINVKTSKEMLDATKNELKKKFDVVIMAAAASDYTPENVFKSKIKSDKKSLTIRLKKAPKIIEQVRKFQKDALLVGFKAESNISKSALIKSAQKKLKDVDADIMIANDIGSKYQKNPNYNQILIIDNKKITSSGWKKKEKIVKLIKKEIEQKLK from the coding sequence TTGGTAGTTAAGAAAAAAGATCACCCGTCACTTGATATTGTTTCTTCAAAAGGTGTGGAGCTTATAGATAAAAAAATAGTTCTTTGTGTTGCAGGAAGTGTTGCAGCATACAAAGCAATTGAATTAGCCAGATTATTGATGAGACATGGTGCTGATGTCACGTGTGTTGCAAGTAATGCAGTTACAAAATTGATACAACCAGATTATTTTAAATGGGCTACTGGAAATGAAGTTATAACAAAACTCACTGGTGAATTAGAACATATCAAATTAGCAGATTATAAACAATCAGATTTAGTAATTGTATATCCTGCAACAGCAAACACACTAGGAAAACTTGCAAATGGAATAGATGATACCCCTGTATCAACAGTACTTACTGTGGGATTTGGTTCAAAGATTCCAATTCTAATGTGTTTGGCTATGCATGAATCAATGTATGATAATTCAGCAGTTAAAAAAAATATTGAATTTCTAAAAAATAAAATTCAATTTCTTAGTCCACAAATGGTTGAAGGAAAAGCAAAAGCTCCAGAACCGGAAGATGTTTTAGATATTGTATTAAAAAAATTTGGATTCACATCAATATTGAAAAATAAAAAAGTACTAATGACTGCAGGCCCTACATTAGAGTTCATTGATCCGATAAGAGTAATAACAAATCTTAGCTCCGGAAAAACTGGAGTGCTTTTAGCATCTCAATTAATTTCTGCAGGAGCTAAAGTTACTATTGTTTATGGGCCAGGAAATGAAAAACCTCCCAAGGGTGCTAAAATAATAAATGTAAAAACAAGTAAAGAAATGCTTGATGCAACTAAAAATGAGCTAAAGAAAAAATTTGATGTTGTGATTATGGCAGCAGCTGCTTCAGATTACACACCGGAAAATGTATTTAAATCCAAAATTAAAAGTGATAAAAAATCCCTGACAATTAGGCTCAAAAAGGCACCAAAAATCATTGAACAGGTCAGAAAATTTCAAAAAGATGCACTACTAGTTGGATTCAAAGCAGAATCAAACATTTCAAAAAGTGCTTTAATCAAATCAGCTCAAAAAAAGCTAAAAGATGTTGATGCAGACATTATGATTGCAAATGATATTGGAAGTAAATATCAAAAGAATCCTAATTACAATCAGATCTTAATTATTGATAATAAAAAAATCACATCATCAGGATGGAAGAAAAAAGAAAAGATTGTAAAATTAATCAAAAAAGAAATTGAACAGAAACTAAAATGA
- a CDS encoding methyltransferase domain-containing protein has product MLNPESLEYKKRNMIIWNEVAPRYHKRWASVNEGPFQSTSKLIELVDINKGDFVLDVACGTGVVTKEIRKRVGSLGYVVGADTSSTAIKIAKKWNDKKSKLDFLNIDAENFSFSKKFDIITCQYALFFFPNANKALKNMKNSLKKSGKIGISVHGSREKVPFFSNILDSVIKFIPDYVPPGSPNLDRFGTKSALKAEISKAGFSKISVKEFIFHYSPGKFEDYWKNYIKYIAKPLKEKLNELEYSKREELKQVVKDKTSQYTKKNGEILFPWQVLILTAKY; this is encoded by the coding sequence TTGTTAAATCCAGAATCACTTGAATATAAAAAAAGAAACATGATAATATGGAATGAAGTTGCACCACGTTATCATAAAAGATGGGCAAGTGTTAATGAAGGACCATTTCAAAGTACCTCCAAATTGATAGAACTAGTAGATATTAACAAAGGAGATTTTGTATTAGATGTTGCATGTGGTACTGGTGTTGTTACAAAAGAAATTAGGAAAAGAGTAGGAAGTTTAGGATATGTTGTAGGCGCTGATACTTCTAGTACAGCAATTAAAATTGCAAAAAAATGGAATGATAAAAAATCAAAATTAGATTTTTTAAATATAGATGCAGAAAATTTTAGTTTTTCAAAAAAATTTGATATTATCACATGTCAGTATGCGTTGTTTTTCTTTCCCAATGCCAATAAAGCACTAAAAAATATGAAAAATAGCCTTAAAAAATCAGGTAAAATTGGCATATCAGTTCATGGTAGTAGAGAAAAAGTTCCATTTTTTAGCAATATTTTAGACTCAGTAATTAAATTCATTCCAGATTATGTACCACCTGGTTCTCCAAATCTTGATAGATTTGGTACAAAATCTGCATTAAAAGCAGAAATTAGCAAGGCAGGTTTTTCAAAAATTTCAGTTAAAGAATTTATTTTTCATTACAGTCCTGGAAAATTTGAGGATTATTGGAAAAATTATATCAAATACATAGCAAAGCCACTAAAAGAGAAACTAAATGAATTAGAATATTCAAAAAGAGAAGAATTGAAACAAGTTGTAAAAGATAAAACATCTCAATATACAAAGAAAAATGGAGAAATTCTATTTCCTTGGCAAGTTTTAATTTTGACTGCAAAATACTAG